CCCTTGAAAAGATGTCCGAAGCGGTTAACGATCTGCTTTGTGACGATGAAAGAAGGTTGGAGATGGGGAGGAGGGCGAGGGAGATAGCGGAGAAGTATTCATGGGAGAACAGCGCCAAGGAGCTGATAAAGCTTTTCAAGAAGCTGATATTGAAGAGAAGATTCGATGCACGCCGACGCCGTTTTGAGGTTGCCTTCACCAGATCGGGTTCCCTCCTTTTAAACCTCACCGAGATGGGGGAATCTCCGCTTTTCGGTGATCTCTACCTTCAGACAATGGAGGAAGGGTTGGTTTTAACTCTCCTGAAGGGACACACACTTAGGGAGGTGGAAGCTATATTGCTTCACTTCCTTCCGGAGGAGAGGGTAAAGGAGATTTTGGTGAAGGTGAAGGGTTTTGTGGAGTCCACCTCCTGAGGAGGTTGAGATATGCTCTTCAGCATCATAGCGTATCGGGCCAAAAAGGGGAAAGAGAGGGAGTTTGAGGAGTTGATATGTGAGAGGTTCAAATCCTCTCAGGAGGAGGCGGGATGCAGGTCCGCCCAGCTCCTTAAGAAGGAGGGTGAGAGGAGAAGTTATCTATGGATAGAGTTATGGGAGAGTGAGGATGATATAGAGGAGGCTCATAGGAGGAAGCTTGTTCCTCCTGAGCATCCGATATGGGTTGAGATAAGCCGGTTGTTTGAATCCGTGACGTTTCTGGGTAGATACAGAGTTGTGGGGAAGGAATCATCCAAAGGTTTTCGCCATCTCCTTTCCAGTTTTTTCGGGAGGGAGGGGTGATGAATCCAAAGAGGGGAGGAGGTGAGCGAGGATGCAGGTCATGGGGGAGTATGCAAGGGAGCAGGTGAGGAGGAAGGTGTCACAGTTCATCCTGTCGGAGGCCGGAAGGGTCGGATACCGCAACGCCTTCTCGATGGCTGCTCTGGTGACGGCTTCATCGCTGGCTGCTGTCCTGCTTTCCGCTCAACATTCAAATGCCGATCACGTGGCAGACTGCGGTGACAAGAGGTGCCAAGTTCCTCCTTTCTACTTCTGTTGCGTAGGTGCATTAGGATATCACTGCTCCACTCAGCCGATGCCAGGTCTACAATGCTGGTCGATATGAGGGGGAGATATCCCCCTCTCTGATTCAATCGCGGAGGGAAATATGAGAAGGATAAAATGGATTCACATCTTGCTATATCTTTACCTGTTATCCTCCCCTTCAATGGCGAAGATCCAGCTTCCTAGCATCAAACTCGCGTTTACAGCTGACATAGCTATGGGTATATCCGATATCTTCCTGCTTGAAAGGTTGGAGGACGAGCCTATAAACCTGACTCGGAACTCCTCCTCATCCGACTGGTCCCCTAGGTGGTCTCCCGACGGCAGAAGAATAGCCTTCCTCTCAGAAAGAGATGGAAGCGAAGAGCTATACATCATGGATGTGAAAACCAGGAGAGTCAGCAGAATTACCCATAACTCCATGGGGAACGCATATCCCGCTTGGTCACCTGATGGGAGGAGGATAGCTCTGCTCTCGATGGATGAGGGGAGGTGGAAGATACGGCTTATTAACCTTCTGAGCGGTGAGAGCAAGTTCCTGACCGACGGAAGTTCCGTATGTGCCTTTGACTGGATGCCTGATGGTAAGAAGTTGATATTGGGCTGTAGGGAACCAAAGGGTTTTTTCGTATTGGATACTACCAAGGAGGGAGAAAGAGAGATAGGAGAGCTTGAGAAGATCCCAATACCTCATGATTTGACTTACATCTACAGCGTGGCATGTAGTAAGAATGGTAAGAAGGTAGCATACAGCGTGTGTAAGGGGATGTTTGGGGTTTCGGATATCTACATCATGAATCTGGAAGATGGGAGCGTCAAAAATCTATCGAAGATATCGGGGAAACCTTTCCATGCCAACGACGATTTCCCCAGATGGACTCCGGATGGGAGGTTCATAATTTTCGCCTCCGATAGGGAGGCAAACAGGAAAGGATACGACATATATATCATGACGAGCGATGGGGAGATAGTAGAGCGGCTTAACCTTGCGAAAAGCAGCTATCATCCGGATGTGTTTGATCCGAATTACGCCTATTCCGTTTCATCTCCGATTGATCTGAAGAAGCTAACATGGGGGATGATAAAAAGGGGTGTGATCTCCCGATGAGCAGGATAGAATATCGCCACTTTCAACCGGGGGACGAAAAAGGGATCATCAAGCTTCTGCCGGATCAATGGCTTCAGGGATGCCAAGGGAAGGTATGCTACCTCAACGATTCAAACCCCGATGATCCTGAAAGCGTCCGCCTCGCAATCCATAACGGTAAAATCGTAGGACATGTCCAAGGCATTCTATACCCTGTATTCATCGAAGGGAAGTTTCAAAAGTTCGGATGGATAGATACCCTTTTCGTTTCACCTCAGATAAGAGGAAAAGGGATCGGAACGGAACTTGTGAAACAGATAATCCGATACTTCGAAGGGAAGGGATGCAGGGGAATCCTGCTCACCGTTGAAAAGGATTCG
This region of Candidatus Poribacteria bacterium genomic DNA includes:
- a CDS encoding antibiotic biosynthesis monooxygenase, which produces MLFSIIAYRAKKGKEREFEELICERFKSSQEEAGCRSAQLLKKEGERRSYLWIELWESEDDIEEAHRRKLVPPEHPIWVEISRLFESVTFLGRYRVVGKESSKGFRHLLSSFFGREG
- a CDS encoding PD40 domain-containing protein, which codes for MRRIKWIHILLYLYLLSSPSMAKIQLPSIKLAFTADIAMGISDIFLLERLEDEPINLTRNSSSSDWSPRWSPDGRRIAFLSERDGSEELYIMDVKTRRVSRITHNSMGNAYPAWSPDGRRIALLSMDEGRWKIRLINLLSGESKFLTDGSSVCAFDWMPDGKKLILGCREPKGFFVLDTTKEGEREIGELEKIPIPHDLTYIYSVACSKNGKKVAYSVCKGMFGVSDIYIMNLEDGSVKNLSKISGKPFHANDDFPRWTPDGRFIIFASDREANRKGYDIYIMTSDGEIVERLNLAKSSYHPDVFDPNYAYSVSSPIDLKKLTWGMIKRGVISR
- a CDS encoding GNAT family N-acetyltransferase, whose protein sequence is MSRIEYRHFQPGDEKGIIKLLPDQWLQGCQGKVCYLNDSNPDDPESVRLAIHNGKIVGHVQGILYPVFIEGKFQKFGWIDTLFVSPQIRGKGIGTELVKQIIRYFEGKGCRGILLTVEKDSIAHSIYRKLGFTDLITGIYTLLHPEEGESRIKLTPAEVSDVDEMKKLYERWIRRVFPVFYYPSNLSVDKIPERIAMRILSKYRIFR